TACACAGGGTGAATATGATGCAAAGGTAGCTGAGCTGAGCAAGAGAAATAATTATAGCCAGTTGAGCGATTACCTGATGCAGTCTGCTAATGCACAGAATTATAACCTGTCAGTAAGCGGTGGTACAGATGTACATACTTATTATTTATCAGGTGCTTATTCCAAAGAAAATACCAGTACTGTTGGTAACCACGGAGAACGTATCAACCTGGTGGCTAACCAGGAATTTAAAATCCTGAAGAAGATCACATTAGCTGTAAGTCTGAAAGGGGCGTTCTTTAATTATGCTAATAATGGAAATGGGCTGTATCCATTGCTGAATGGTCCGACCACCTTTATGCCATATGATGATATTCACGATAACCTTTATTATACAATCGGTGAGCATTATGCGGATTCGCTGGAAAATCTTGGCTACAGGAAATGGTCTACCAATTACCTGGATGAGCTGAAAATGAGCAGAAACTATACCCGTGATAATAACTATTCAGGAACCATTACCCTGGACATTCCAATCTTTAAGGGCTTAGGTTTTAATGCTGCTTACATGCAGGAGCGTGATTTCTTCACCATTCGTGATTTGAAGGATAAGAACAGCGCGTATGTACGCGATCTGTACAACAAAGGAACGGTGATGTCCGGTTCAATACTTACACATAACTTTCCTGATGGGAGTGTGCTGCAGTCTACCAATAATAATATGAATAACTACAGTGCACGCGGCCAGTTTACCTATAACAGGTCGATAAAGGAAGATCACCAGGTCAGTGCACTGGTGGGTATGGAAGCAAGACAAACATCGAATTCCGCTAATGGGTCTACTATTTATGGATATAATCCCGAGACAGGTATTGGTGCGGTTACTGCGTATGGTACTTATTACCCGACCATGGACTACTTTGGTGGGTACCTTGGAGGCAGTCCTTACCAGAATGATTATGTGAAGCGTTATTTATCTTACTATGGTAATGCTGCTTATACCTATAAAGGTAAATATACCTTATCTGGTAGCGTGCGTTACGATGATTACAACAATTTTGGCCTGGATAAAAAATACCGTGCAAAACCATTCTGGTCTACGGGTTTGAGCTGGAATGTAACCAAAGAAAGATTTATGCAGGAGCTGACCTGGGTGAGTTCTTTGCATGTGCGTGGAACCTTTGGTATAAACGGTAATATCAACCAGGCACTACGTCCTTTCACCAATATCTCCCTGGGAAGTGCGGATTCACAGACAGGGTTACCTACTGCTTCTGTGATTTCTCCGGCAAACCCGGCATTGAAATGGGAGAACACTTATGTGACCAATTTTGGTATCGACTATGGTATGCTGAATGGCCGCCTGAGTGGTTCCATCGATCTGTATAACAAGAAGGGTACAGATATCATCTATTACCTGGAAGTAAACCCTACTTTCCTTGGTTCCAACAATTCCATCTACCGCAATGGTGTTACTATGAGTAACAGGGGGATTGACCTGGGTGTTAATGGCGCGATTGTGGATAGCAAAAGCTTTGGATGGAACATGGGTATCAACTTCTCTTATAATACCAACAAGGTAACCAGCAGCCTGCTGAAACCTACCACTTCTTTCTATTCCAGTTTCAGCGGTGTTGTTGAAGGATATGCTTCTGATGCAGTGTTTGCGTACAGGAATGCAGGTCTTGACAGTTTAGGCTGGACTAAGATCTACGATCAGAATGGCAACAAAGTACGTTCTAACATAACAGTTACAGATATGGGGGCGGTAAAATATGCAGGTCGCAGAACAGCACCTGTGTATGGTTCATGGCAGAATACTTTCAGGTATAAGAACTGGTCCATGTTTGTGATGGCTACTTATAGTTTTGGTTCAGTATTCCGCGCACCGGTGGCTACGCAGTATCCAAACTCCCGCAAACTGTATTACAATACCTCTGCGGATATTGCTAACAGATGGCAGAATGCAGGTGATGAAACTAAAACCATCGTACCGGGTATAGCGGGTTCTTATGCTGGAATTTCAGTCATGCGTTATGCTTATTCTGATGTGAATATTCAGTCTGGTGACTATATCCGTTTGCGTGAAATTTCATTGTCTTACCAGTTGCCTTCAGAGATGGCAGGAAAAGTGTTTGCGAAGAATATCAAAATCAGTGGTGCGGTACGTAACCTGGGTCTGATCTGGAGAAAGAACAAGTTAGGTCTTGATCCCGATTATGTACCGGTACTGGCCAGCACGGTATTGCACCTGCCTGCTACACCGCAATACAACCTGATGTTGAATGTAGGCTTCTAACCAAAATTTAAAATTACGATGAACAATAAATATCTCTCAATGCTGTTGTTAGGTGGTCTTGCACTGGCCAGCAGCTGTAGTAAATATACTGATATAAAAACCCAGGGTAGCCTGATACCCAGTGATATCGATAATTATCGTTACATCCTGAATGATACTTATTCTTTCGAATCCGGGGGTGAAATGACGGACCTGGCAGCAGCTGATGTGTCAATTGTGGATGCTGCACAGCAGTCAACCATCGAGGGTTACAATAACTATTTCTTCATCAGGAATATTTACCTGTGGAAGGCGCCGGTCATTGAAGTTACTACCAGTCATGATCCGGACTGGGATACCTATTACCGCCGTATTTACAGTTGCAATGTTGTCATCAACGAATTGCCTTCAAGTAATGGTGGTACGGATTCTGCCAAAGCAGAACTGGCAGCAGAAGCTTTGACCCACAGAGCGGACGCTTACCTGAATCTTGTAAACGAATATGCGAAGCCTTACAATAGTGCTACCGCATCTTCTGACCTGGGAGTACCCCTGGTTTTGACACAGGATCTGGACCAGCAACTAAAGCGTGTTTCAGTAGCGGCTATCTATAATAAGGTAGAAGAGGACCTGAAAACTGCTGTACGGTCTTTGCCTGCAGCGAGTAATTACAACACGATGCCAGGTAAGCCGGCGGCATATTCCCTGCTGGCCCGTCTGTACCTGTTGAAAGGGGATTATACAAATGCGGGTTTGTATGCAGATAGTGTACTGGCATTAAAGAATACCCTGAATGACCTGGGTACTATTTCCAGCATGCCTTACCGCAAGAGTGATCCTGAAATTATATTCAGTAAAATCGCCGCACAAGGTTTTACTTATTCTCCTTATGT
This window of the Chitinophaga sancti genome carries:
- a CDS encoding SusC/RagA family TonB-linked outer membrane protein; translation: MINLKKVAAFCCLMLAISLQMFAAVASQNQPTLTLKEALNKASRQFHVSFIYEDELVSNKRVNTPTDDSYKKVEDYLSAVLKPYNLKFRKLGGSQYAIYGTSDKTKEKDKTNHVAPEEAVFDKAASQQPALQMTQVQTNRSYDTTGTETRALVGVVTDESMAPVSSATIMVPGTKYITVTGRSGDFSLRVPVNTQKIQVSCIAYESQTLSVTNAIYYRVELKDKTGYLKPVEIVSTGYVNLPKERATGSFGVVTAKELEKIPTANVISRLEGMVPGLQMQLTAGDNSFVYDNVTPAAASNTRTIGMNNYNYNIRGTTTLQSETSPLIVVDGFPTEFDLKTLNPNDVEQITFLRDAAAASIWGARAANGVIVIQTKKGRLRQPSVNFGVGYSTQARPDIGYLKLMNSAQVLALDKEMVDKGIVTASSYNPYTSGLKYSIDKGVDLAFQLKSGRITQGEYDAKVAELSKRNNYSQLSDYLMQSANAQNYNLSVSGGTDVHTYYLSGAYSKENTSTVGNHGERINLVANQEFKILKKITLAVSLKGAFFNYANNGNGLYPLLNGPTTFMPYDDIHDNLYYTIGEHYADSLENLGYRKWSTNYLDELKMSRNYTRDNNYSGTITLDIPIFKGLGFNAAYMQERDFFTIRDLKDKNSAYVRDLYNKGTVMSGSILTHNFPDGSVLQSTNNNMNNYSARGQFTYNRSIKEDHQVSALVGMEARQTSNSANGSTIYGYNPETGIGAVTAYGTYYPTMDYFGGYLGGSPYQNDYVKRYLSYYGNAAYTYKGKYTLSGSVRYDDYNNFGLDKKYRAKPFWSTGLSWNVTKERFMQELTWVSSLHVRGTFGINGNINQALRPFTNISLGSADSQTGLPTASVISPANPALKWENTYVTNFGIDYGMLNGRLSGSIDLYNKKGTDIIYYLEVNPTFLGSNNSIYRNGVTMSNRGIDLGVNGAIVDSKSFGWNMGINFSYNTNKVTSSLLKPTTSFYSSFSGVVEGYASDAVFAYRNAGLDSLGWTKIYDQNGNKVRSNITVTDMGAVKYAGRRTAPVYGSWQNTFRYKNWSMFVMATYSFGSVFRAPVATQYPNSRKLYYNTSADIANRWQNAGDETKTIVPGIAGSYAGISVMRYAYSDVNIQSGDYIRLREISLSYQLPSEMAGKVFAKNIKISGAVRNLGLIWRKNKLGLDPDYVPVLASTVLHLPATPQYNLMLNVGF
- a CDS encoding RagB/SusD family nutrient uptake outer membrane protein, translating into MNNKYLSMLLLGGLALASSCSKYTDIKTQGSLIPSDIDNYRYILNDTYSFESGGEMTDLAAADVSIVDAAQQSTIEGYNNYFFIRNIYLWKAPVIEVTTSHDPDWDTYYRRIYSCNVVINELPSSNGGTDSAKAELAAEALTHRADAYLNLVNEYAKPYNSATASSDLGVPLVLTQDLDQQLKRVSVAAIYNKVEEDLKTAVRSLPAASNYNTMPGKPAAYSLLARLYLLKGDYTNAGLYADSVLALKNTLNDLGTISSMPYRKSDPEIIFSKIAAQGFTYSPYVLRLSDDILNLLGTSDMRYQLFTKDAASYFGSTYTGRYFSREQINYENRNIGTSVPEMMLIKAEVLARAGSTGAAMDEVNLLRQKRFKAADYVALAATDKNDAVVKVIEERRREFMCRLLPWMDQRRLKDDPLFSKTYTRTWQGQTYTLEPSSNRYVFPIAAYVIGLNPEIEQNP